DNA sequence from the Streptomyces canus genome:
GCGCGGGCGAACGGCCGGGCCTGGAGATGCTCGACCGGCTGCGCAGCGACCAACCCGCCGGCTCGCTGGAGACGCTGCGCAGGGGAGGAGCGGCCGAACTCGCAGACGAAATCCGGGCGATGGACCACGGCGGCTACGACCCGAGTGTGTGGGAGGCCCCCGACCAGTGGCTCGGCGCGGAAACGCTCCGCTTCGGCGAGCACGAACTGCGCGTCGTACCGACTCCCGGGCACACCAAAGGACATGTGGTCTTCCTGGACGAACAGCGCGGACTGCTGTTCGCCGGCGACCACGTCCTTCCGCACATCACGCCCTCCATCGGCTTCGAGCTGACCGAGGCCGGCGGGCGCCCCCTCGCCGACTACCTGGACTCGCTGCGGCTGATGACGCGGTACGCCGACACCCGTCTGCTGCCCGCGCACGGCCCCGTCACCGACAGCGCCCACGCCCGCGTCGCCGAACTGCTCACCCACCACGACGACCGGCTGGCCAAGAGCCTGACAGCGCTGGGGGAGGACACCCTCGACGCGCACGCGGTGGCACGAAAGCTGGGCTGGACGCGCCGCGAGGTGCCGTTCGCAGACCTCAACGCCTTCAACCAGATGCTCGCCGTGAACGAGACGGCGGCCCACCTGGACGTCCTGGTGCTGCGCGGACGCGCCACGGTGGCGTTCGTGGGCGGGGTGAACCAGTACACGCGCGTGCGCTGACACGCCACGTGCACGAAGGAGGGGCTCGGCCGTCGCCGCGCCCCTCTTTCCCTTTTCAGGGCACCTTCAGGGACCCTTCGTCAGCGGGCCGTCCAACCGCCGTCCACGTACAGCTCGGATCCCGTGATGAAGGTCGCGTCCTGGGAGGCCAGGAACGCCACCGCGCCCGCGACCTCGTCGGGCCTGCCCAGCCGCCCCATCGGGGTGCCCTCGACCATGGCGGTGTGCCGGGGCGTGCCCCGCCACAGTTCCCGGGAGAGGGGCGTCTCGATGAAACCGGGGTGGATCGAGTTGACGCGGACGCCGCGCGTGGCCCAGTGAAGTGCCGCGTTCTTCGTCATCAGGCGGACCGCGCCTTTCGCCGCGTGGTACGAGAACTGGCTGCCGAAGCCGCCGACCGTACCGAAGATCGACGCGATGTTGACGATCGAGCCGCCGCCGGAGCGTTCGATCGCGGGACCGCCGTGCTTCATGCCGAGCCACACACCGCCCTGGGTGACCGCGATGACCTTGTCCCAGGACTCCTGGGTCTCCGTCTCCACCGTCCGCATCTCGGCGATACCCGCGTTGTTGACGAGCACCGACAGCCCGCCCAGCTCGTCGACCACCCGCTCGACCGCGCCGCGCCACGCCTCCTCGTCGCTGACGTCCAGCGCGAGGCCCAGCGCCCGCGCCCCGTCACTCGTCAGCTCCTTCGCCAGGTCGTCGCAGCGACCGGCGTCCACGTCCGTCACCACCACCGTCGCGCCCTCCGCGGCGAGCCGGTGCGAAACGGCATGTCCGATGCCGCCGGTCGCACCGGTGACCAGGGCGATCCGTCCGGACAGTCGGTCTCCCACGGGCTCTCCTCGGTTCGGTGTGGCCGCGGTCATGGCAGCAGCTCCAGCCCCGAGCGCAGCAGCGCGGGAACCGCGGACCCGACCCGCTCGAATCCGGTGCCGACGGTCTGTCCCGCGAGGTAGCGGGCGTGGATGCCCTCCGCGATGACGGCGAGCTTGAAACAGCCGAGGGCCTGGTAGTAGGGCAGGGCGTCGATGTCGCGGCCGGACTTCACGGCGTACCGCGTGGCCAGTTCGGGCCCGGTGGGGAAGCCGGGGTTGGCGGTGGGGACATGGCGCGCCGCGAGGACCGGCTCGCAGGTCGGGTCCCAGTACATGAGGAGCATCCCGAGATCGGCGAGAGGATCACCGAGCGTGGCCATCTCCCAGTCGACGATCGCCGCGATCCGGCCGAAGCCGTCGGGGGCCAGGATGGTGTTGTCCAGGCGGTAGTCGCCGTGGACGATCGCGGGAGCGCCGCTGACGGGTACGGCGCGGGCGAGCCTGCCGTTGAGTTCGTCGACGTCGGGCAGCGAACGCGTGGCGACCTTCTCCCACTGTCCGCGCCAGCGCCGCACCTGACGCTCCAGATAGCCGTCCGGCCGGCCGAAGTCACCGAGCCCTACGCCGGAGGCGTCGACCGAGTGAAGGGCCACCAGCGCGTCCAGGAGCGCGTCGGCAGCCCGTCGTGCCTCGTCCGGCGGCAGTACGGCAGCCTCGTCGCCGTCGCGCAGCACCGTCCCCTCCACAAAATCGACGACGCAGAACGGCGCGCCGATCACCTCCGGGTCACGGCACGA
Encoded proteins:
- a CDS encoding MBL fold metallo-hydrolase, with protein sequence MTARFDQGPWAAAGVQTVQPGVHRVPLPLPNDGLHAVNVYLLENLAEDNGIVMIDGGWAIPEARKALEEALAAVGRDLGDISHILVTHIHRDHYTNAVELRRLLGSRVYLGAGERPGLEMLDRLRSDQPAGSLETLRRGGAAELADEIRAMDHGGYDPSVWEAPDQWLGAETLRFGEHELRVVPTPGHTKGHVVFLDEQRGLLFAGDHVLPHITPSIGFELTEAGGRPLADYLDSLRLMTRYADTRLLPAHGPVTDSAHARVAELLTHHDDRLAKSLTALGEDTLDAHAVARKLGWTRREVPFADLNAFNQMLAVNETAAHLDVLVLRGRATVAFVGGVNQYTRVR
- a CDS encoding SDR family NAD(P)-dependent oxidoreductase, translated to MGDRLSGRIALVTGATGGIGHAVSHRLAAEGATVVVTDVDAGRCDDLAKELTSDGARALGLALDVSDEEAWRGAVERVVDELGGLSVLVNNAGIAEMRTVETETQESWDKVIAVTQGGVWLGMKHGGPAIERSGGGSIVNIASIFGTVGGFGSQFSYHAAKGAVRLMTKNAALHWATRGVRVNSIHPGFIETPLSRELWRGTPRHTAMVEGTPMGRLGRPDEVAGAVAFLASQDATFITGSELYVDGGWTAR
- a CDS encoding phosphotransferase family protein produces the protein MTASEAAVVGVGVPALQRYFDRHVPECAGPLRIRLLQGGRSNLTYEVTDGTHRWVLRRPPLGVLTPTAHDMDREYRVVAALDGTGVPVARAVLSCRDPEVIGAPFCVVDFVEGTVLRDGDEAAVLPPDEARRAADALLDALVALHSVDASGVGLGDFGRPDGYLERQVRRWRGQWEKVATRSLPDVDELNGRLARAVPVSGAPAIVHGDYRLDNTILAPDGFGRIAAIVDWEMATLGDPLADLGMLLMYWDPTCEPVLAARHVPTANPGFPTGPELATRYAVKSGRDIDALPYYQALGCFKLAVIAEGIHARYLAGQTVGTGFERVGSAVPALLRSGLELLP